Proteins co-encoded in one Neodiprion lecontei isolate iyNeoLeco1 chromosome 3, iyNeoLeco1.1, whole genome shotgun sequence genomic window:
- the LOC107223857 gene encoding V-type proton ATPase subunit G, whose amino-acid sequence MASQTEGIQQLLAAEKRAAEKVSDARKRKARRLKQAKEEAQDEIEKYRQEREKQFREFEAKHMGSKEDVAARIEADTKVKIEEMNRAVAVHKDPVMLKILELVYDIKPELHKNYRVEA is encoded by the exons ATGGCCAGCCAGACGGAAGGTATTCAGCAGCTCTTAGCGGCGGAAAAACGGGCCGCTGAGAAAGTATCCGACGCGAGAAAAC GCAAGGCTCGCAGGCTTAAGCAGGCCAAGGAAGAGGCTCAAGACGAGATCGAAAAATACAGACAGGAGCGTGAGAAGCAGTTCCGCGAATTCGAGGCCAAG CACATGGGGTCTAAGGAGGATGTTGCTGCTCGTATCGAAGCTGATACTAAGGTCAAAATTGAGGAAATGAATCGTGCAGTTGCCGTTCACAAGGATCCG GTAATGCTAAAGATTTTGGAACTGGTATACGACATCAAGCCGGAGTTGCACAAGAATTATCGCGTTGAAGCctaa